The following coding sequences are from one Synechococcus sp. HK05 window:
- a CDS encoding DUF2973 domain-containing protein, with product MISEFFAKLLPLVYAACFLGLLWQAFRIMGRGFAAVPRPGDQNRIPRGDRTGRLTIHPELLDADGQLTRDDLLTVRFGGDQEQPASPNDPS from the coding sequence ATGATCTCCGAGTTCTTCGCCAAGCTGCTGCCGCTGGTCTACGCGGCCTGCTTCCTCGGATTGCTCTGGCAGGCCTTCCGGATCATGGGCCGCGGATTTGCTGCAGTGCCCCGCCCGGGCGATCAAAACCGCATCCCCAGAGGCGATCGCACCGGCCGCCTCACCATCCACCCCGAGCTGCTGGATGCCGATGGTCAGCTCACCCGCGACGACCTCCTCACCGTGCGCTTCGGTGGTGATCAAGAGCAGCCCGCCTCACCGAACGACCCCAGCTGA
- a CDS encoding ABC-F family ATP-binding cassette domain-containing protein — MLRLERVSKIYPTGEVLRDVTWEVKAGDRIGLVGVNGAGKSTQMRIIAGMEEPSSGQVVKQGDPRIVYLQQEFDVDVRRTVRQELFQAFGEAAEVLNRQREVEEEMGSEKAAEDPDHLDALIRELGSLQSRFESLHGYELDARIDKLLPTIGFTPDGAEQLVGDYSGGWQMRIALGKVLLQEPDLLLLDEPTNHLDVETIQWLEDYLVGQTCPLVVISHDRAFLDRVCNQIVETERGISRSYLGNYSQHLEQKALEREAGQAAFERQQKELATQQAYIDRFRASATRSTQAKSREKLLDKVERIEAPIESVSGPRFQFPPAPRSGRLIAEIKDLSHSYGEQILFLGANLEVERGDRIAFVGPNGAGKSTLLRLVMGIETPDEGFAGLGEHNVIAGYFEQNQAEALDLSKTVIDTLFEAVPDWTQTQVRSLLGSFCFSNDAVFKEVGKLSGGEKARLALALMLLMPCNLVVLDEPTNHLDIPAKQMLEDALIEYEGAVLVVSHDRYFISRVANKIVEIRDGELAVYRGDYAYYRDKKAEEAAAAEAARQAAEQDAKRKANRDKQKAKAEARKQKAA; from the coding sequence TTGCTCCGCCTCGAACGCGTCTCGAAGATCTATCCCACCGGCGAGGTGCTGCGGGATGTCACCTGGGAGGTGAAAGCGGGCGATCGCATCGGCCTGGTGGGGGTGAACGGTGCCGGCAAATCCACCCAGATGCGGATCATCGCCGGGATGGAGGAGCCCAGCAGCGGCCAGGTGGTGAAGCAGGGCGATCCGCGGATCGTGTATCTGCAGCAGGAATTCGATGTGGATGTGCGCCGCACGGTGCGGCAGGAGCTGTTTCAGGCTTTCGGCGAAGCCGCTGAGGTGCTGAACCGCCAGCGCGAGGTGGAGGAGGAGATGGGTTCGGAGAAGGCCGCCGAGGATCCCGATCACCTCGATGCGCTGATCCGTGAGCTGGGCAGCCTGCAGAGCCGCTTCGAGAGCCTGCATGGCTACGAGCTCGATGCCCGCATCGACAAGTTGCTGCCCACGATCGGCTTCACCCCAGACGGCGCCGAGCAGCTGGTGGGCGACTACTCCGGCGGCTGGCAGATGCGGATCGCCCTGGGCAAGGTGCTGCTGCAGGAGCCGGATCTGCTGCTGCTCGATGAACCCACCAACCACCTGGATGTGGAAACGATCCAGTGGCTGGAGGATTACCTGGTGGGTCAGACCTGCCCGTTGGTGGTGATCAGCCACGACCGGGCCTTCCTCGATCGCGTGTGCAATCAGATCGTGGAAACCGAGCGGGGGATCTCCCGCAGCTACCTGGGCAACTACAGCCAGCACCTCGAGCAGAAGGCGCTGGAGCGCGAAGCCGGCCAGGCCGCCTTTGAGCGCCAGCAGAAGGAGCTCGCCACCCAGCAGGCCTACATCGATCGCTTCCGCGCCAGCGCCACCCGCTCCACCCAGGCGAAAAGCCGCGAGAAGCTGCTCGACAAGGTGGAGCGCATCGAGGCGCCGATCGAGAGCGTCAGCGGCCCGCGCTTCCAGTTCCCGCCAGCCCCACGCAGCGGCCGCCTGATCGCTGAAATCAAAGACCTCAGCCATAGCTACGGCGAGCAGATCCTGTTCCTGGGGGCGAACCTCGAGGTGGAGCGGGGCGATCGCATCGCCTTCGTGGGCCCGAACGGCGCCGGTAAATCCACCCTGCTGCGCCTGGTGATGGGCATCGAAACACCCGACGAGGGCTTCGCCGGCCTAGGCGAGCACAACGTGATCGCCGGCTACTTCGAGCAGAACCAGGCCGAAGCCCTGGATCTCTCCAAAACGGTGATCGACACGCTGTTCGAAGCGGTGCCCGACTGGACCCAGACCCAGGTGCGCTCCCTGCTGGGCAGCTTCTGCTTCAGCAACGACGCCGTGTTCAAGGAGGTGGGCAAGCTCTCCGGCGGCGAGAAAGCGCGGCTTGCCCTGGCGCTGATGTTGCTGATGCCCTGCAATCTGGTGGTGCTCGATGAGCCCACCAACCACCTCGACATCCCAGCCAAACAGATGCTCGAGGATGCCCTGATCGAATACGAAGGCGCGGTTCTGGTGGTGAGCCACGACCGCTATTTCATTTCGCGGGTGGCCAACAAGATCGTGGAAATCCGCGACGGTGAGCTGGCGGTCTACCGCGGCGATTACGCCTACTACCGCGACAAGAAGGCAGAGGAAGCTGCCGCCGCTGAGGCCGCTCGCCAGGCCGCCGAACAGGACGCCAAGCGCAAGGCCAACCGCGACAAACAGAAAGCGAAAGCCGAAGCGCGCAAACAGAAAGCCGCCTGA
- a CDS encoding trypsin-like peptidase domain-containing protein, which produces MAAVHSRVLPLALVAALAGVALPPALAQSSAASAVLSRQSFVAEAVRRTGPAVVTIDTERTVVVPGRQSLPPFPFMDPMLRQFFGLPQGGGTIPPSQRTERGQGSGFIYDSSGLLLTNAHVVEGSTRVMVGLSDGRRVEGTVVGADRVTDLAVVQLAGGSSWPVAPLGNSDSLQVGEWVIAVGNPFGLDQTVTLGIVSSLNRNAASLGITDKRLELIQTDAAINPGNSGGPLLDADGAVVGINTLVRSGPGAGLGFAIPINRARTVAEQLVSKGSVSHAMIGVGLDAVRNASGSPVPGAVVRSVMPGGPAARVGVRPGDRITAVDGQPVTNPAQLTQLVERNGVGRPMELTLQRQGQTLQLQVTPVELSTLMRSR; this is translated from the coding sequence ATGGCTGCTGTGCATTCCCGGGTGTTGCCTTTGGCCCTCGTTGCGGCCCTGGCTGGCGTGGCCCTGCCGCCGGCCCTGGCCCAATCGTCAGCAGCGAGTGCGGTGCTCTCGCGCCAATCCTTTGTGGCGGAGGCCGTGCGGCGCACGGGGCCGGCGGTGGTCACGATCGACACCGAGCGCACGGTGGTGGTGCCGGGCCGTCAGAGCCTGCCGCCCTTCCCGTTCATGGATCCGATGCTGCGGCAGTTCTTTGGGCTGCCGCAGGGTGGTGGCACCATCCCGCCTTCCCAGCGCACCGAGCGGGGTCAGGGCAGTGGCTTCATTTATGACAGCAGCGGCCTGCTGCTCACCAACGCCCACGTGGTGGAGGGCAGCACGCGCGTGATGGTGGGGCTGAGCGACGGCCGCCGGGTGGAGGGCACGGTGGTGGGGGCCGACCGTGTGACCGATCTGGCGGTGGTGCAGCTGGCGGGCGGCAGCTCCTGGCCCGTGGCGCCCTTGGGTAACTCCGACAGCCTGCAGGTGGGTGAGTGGGTGATCGCGGTGGGGAATCCTTTTGGCCTGGATCAGACCGTGACCCTCGGCATCGTGAGCAGCCTCAACCGCAATGCCGCCTCCCTCGGGATCACCGACAAGCGCTTGGAGCTGATTCAGACCGATGCGGCGATCAATCCGGGAAATTCCGGCGGCCCGCTGCTCGACGCTGATGGCGCCGTGGTGGGCATCAACACGCTGGTGCGTTCCGGACCGGGAGCCGGCCTGGGCTTCGCGATCCCGATCAACCGGGCCCGCACGGTGGCCGAGCAGCTGGTGAGCAAGGGCAGCGTGAGCCACGCAATGATTGGTGTGGGCCTGGATGCCGTGCGCAACGCCAGCGGCAGCCCCGTGCCTGGTGCGGTGGTGCGCAGTGTGATGCCAGGTGGCCCGGCGGCGCGGGTGGGGGTGCGGCCCGGCGATCGGATCACGGCGGTGGATGGCCAGCCCGTGACCAACCCCGCTCAACTCACCCAGTTGGTGGAACGCAATGGCGTGGGGCGCCCGATGGAGCTCACACTGCAGCGGCAGGGCCAGACCCTGCAGCTGCAGGTCACGCCAGTGGAGCTCTCCACCTTGATGCGCTCCCGGTGA
- a CDS encoding YihY/virulence factor BrkB family protein translates to MRQRSHPKGWLFCWLKGADAVASGQERCPRISMQRSGWWRSLVRLFWRSYRLWDREDCVDLSAAFAYHTLQSIFPILLIALGVASRVLGRADNVSEQLLELADQVLPASVIPVIRSTLNQLIRQGTGAGLVGAGFLLVSSTNAYLSLQRGADRLWGFRPCLLPIDHWMRPVWRFIRARLEALALVTLIGFFVVLDQLTTNLRLLSPGSWRLMLQSWLPSWLHLWAPVPMAVDFGLSLLIACSLAFALLAILPTRHVPVRALIPGSLLIGLVLTIFNVVLGRSLLSLGSRFQAYGVIGGVLLLSLWVWLVGLVVYFGTALSVVVSRRREVEASAQWRASAAPDLP, encoded by the coding sequence ATGAGACAGAGAAGCCACCCGAAAGGGTGGCTTTTTTGTTGGCTGAAAGGAGCTGACGCTGTAGCGTCGGGTCAGGAGCGGTGCCCCAGGATTTCCATGCAGCGGTCTGGTTGGTGGCGTTCTCTGGTGCGCTTGTTTTGGCGTTCCTATCGGCTCTGGGATCGTGAAGATTGCGTGGATCTGAGTGCTGCGTTTGCATATCACACGCTCCAATCGATTTTCCCCATCCTGTTGATTGCTTTGGGCGTCGCTAGTCGCGTGCTAGGGCGTGCGGATAATGTGTCTGAGCAGCTCTTGGAATTGGCGGATCAGGTGCTGCCTGCGTCTGTGATTCCGGTGATTAGAAGCACGCTGAATCAGCTCATTCGCCAGGGCACCGGCGCTGGTTTGGTAGGTGCTGGCTTCCTGTTGGTGTCATCCACCAATGCTTATTTGAGTCTCCAGCGTGGTGCGGATCGGTTATGGGGGTTTCGACCCTGTTTGCTACCGATTGACCACTGGATGCGGCCGGTCTGGCGGTTCATTCGGGCTCGGCTCGAGGCGCTTGCCTTGGTGACATTGATCGGCTTCTTCGTGGTGTTGGACCAACTCACCACCAATCTGCGCTTGCTCAGTCCTGGGAGTTGGCGTCTGATGCTGCAGAGCTGGTTGCCCTCCTGGCTGCACCTCTGGGCACCGGTGCCGATGGCTGTCGACTTTGGCCTGTCGCTGTTGATCGCCTGCAGCTTGGCATTTGCCCTGCTTGCCATCCTGCCGACGCGTCATGTTCCGGTGCGAGCGCTGATTCCTGGCTCGTTGTTGATTGGCTTGGTCCTCACCATCTTCAACGTGGTGCTTGGTCGCAGCTTGCTCTCGCTTGGCTCGCGTTTTCAGGCCTATGGCGTGATTGGTGGTGTCTTGCTGCTCAGTTTGTGGGTCTGGCTGGTGGGCTTGGTGGTGTACTTCGGTACGGCGTTAAGCGTGGTGGTCAGCCGGCGCCGTGAGGTTGAGGCATCCGCACAGTGGCGTGCTTCCGCTGCGCCTGATCTGCCCTGA
- a CDS encoding chlorophyll a/b-binding protein: MPDSTSTSARFGFVNFAETWNGRLAMLGFTIGLATELLTGQGILGQIGLG, translated from the coding sequence ATGCCTGACTCCACTTCAACATCTGCGCGCTTCGGATTTGTGAATTTCGCCGAAACCTGGAATGGCCGTCTGGCCATGCTGGGCTTCACCATCGGCCTCGCGACCGAACTGCTCACCGGCCAAGGCATCCTCGGCCAGATCGGCCTGGGCTGA
- a CDS encoding zinc ribbon domain-containing protein, producing MQRPIPWLWILVIGFLLLAPGFTGRLFVDVLEGFALLLVFGPLVLAGAGFLAWQWFRRRLITCPACGTPSLGASVCPACGTSLLNANGQTSVTNDQPASSAVIDVEVRDVSGDR from the coding sequence ATGCAACGCCCGATTCCGTGGTTGTGGATCCTGGTGATCGGGTTCCTGTTGTTGGCCCCTGGTTTCACCGGGCGTCTGTTTGTGGACGTGCTCGAGGGTTTTGCACTGTTGTTGGTGTTTGGCCCTCTGGTCTTGGCCGGTGCAGGCTTCCTGGCTTGGCAGTGGTTCCGGCGCCGGTTGATTACCTGTCCTGCCTGCGGGACACCGAGCCTGGGCGCCAGCGTCTGTCCCGCCTGCGGGACGAGCTTGTTGAATGCCAACGGTCAAACCAGCGTGACCAATGATCAGCCGGCTAGTTCTGCCGTGATTGATGTGGAGGTACGCGACGTGTCAGGCGATCGCTGA
- the xseB gene encoding exodeoxyribonuclease VII small subunit — MAEPKPKRKRSAPHAADPWHAEVEALSFNEARTALELAMAKLQSSELEVEEMATLYRRAEAYANRCSAVLEGVEQEVIQWDTTNR, encoded by the coding sequence ATGGCTGAGCCCAAACCCAAGCGCAAGCGCAGCGCCCCTCACGCCGCCGATCCATGGCACGCCGAGGTGGAGGCACTGAGCTTCAACGAGGCCCGAACGGCCCTTGAGCTGGCGATGGCCAAGCTGCAATCAAGCGAACTCGAGGTGGAAGAGATGGCAACCCTCTATCGCCGAGCCGAGGCCTATGCCAACCGCTGCAGCGCAGTTCTCGAAGGCGTGGAGCAGGAAGTGATCCAATGGGACACAACCAACAGGTAA
- a CDS encoding DUF2834 domain-containing protein, which produces MEINTAPKPWLAWLYLALAVAGGVLPWMANLDYMRDYGSSFDLELFIALANANPAAQSLSRDLLVGASAITIWIIVESRRLQMRHLWLVLLSSVTIAFAFAAPFFLFLRERRLAELARQAGGTDGSAIA; this is translated from the coding sequence ATGGAGATCAACACCGCGCCCAAACCCTGGCTGGCCTGGCTGTATCTGGCGCTGGCGGTCGCTGGGGGCGTGCTGCCGTGGATGGCCAACCTGGACTACATGCGCGACTACGGCTCCAGCTTTGATCTCGAGCTGTTCATCGCGCTGGCCAATGCCAACCCGGCAGCGCAATCCCTCTCCCGAGATCTGCTGGTGGGTGCCTCAGCAATCACGATCTGGATCATTGTGGAAAGCCGCCGGCTACAGATGCGCCATCTCTGGCTTGTGTTGCTGAGCTCCGTCACGATTGCGTTTGCCTTTGCCGCGCCCTTTTTCCTGTTTCTGAGGGAACGGCGGCTCGCCGAGCTGGCCCGGCAAGCCGGAGGAACCGATGGCTCAGCGATCGCCTGA
- the xseA gene encoding exodeoxyribonuclease VII large subunit, which yields MNGDPGLPRYSVAELNQAIASLLERGFAPRFLLEATVSRPQLKKGHLWLTLVDEQASISGVVWASQLNKLSFQPSEGDGVQVVGKLNFWASRASLCVQILDLRPSLSAVLRQFERVRALLEPEGLLDPACKRPLPAMPAAIALLTSVPSSALADMLRTAQERWPATRIHVVPIPVQGAVDEQIRARLAEVIARADELGIEALVLARGGGSREDLAVFDNEALARDLAACPLPVVTGLGHEDDTTIADLVADYRAATPTAAVVALLPDRQHLMLALQQQRALVRQAVSHRLQQERFRLTAIRERLVALHPRQLLANARHQLEQRIELLQALSPLRLLERGFALLHGGDGQLVRSVQQVGSGDVLQVLVADGRINTVVQTTEPGADG from the coding sequence GTGAACGGCGATCCAGGGCTACCGCGCTACAGCGTTGCCGAACTGAACCAGGCGATTGCCTCGCTGCTGGAGCGAGGTTTTGCGCCTCGCTTCCTGCTGGAGGCGACCGTCTCGCGGCCGCAGCTCAAAAAAGGCCACCTCTGGCTCACCCTGGTGGATGAGCAGGCCTCGATTTCTGGTGTGGTCTGGGCATCGCAGCTGAACAAGCTCAGCTTTCAGCCCAGCGAAGGGGATGGTGTGCAGGTGGTGGGCAAGCTCAATTTCTGGGCGAGCCGCGCCAGCTTGTGCGTACAGATCCTCGATCTGCGTCCCAGCCTGAGCGCTGTGCTGCGCCAATTCGAGCGCGTGCGCGCCCTGTTGGAACCCGAGGGTCTGCTCGACCCGGCCTGCAAACGGCCGCTGCCGGCGATGCCCGCGGCGATTGCGCTCCTCACCAGCGTGCCCAGTTCTGCGCTGGCCGACATGCTGCGCACCGCTCAGGAGCGCTGGCCAGCCACACGCATCCATGTGGTGCCGATTCCAGTGCAGGGTGCCGTCGACGAGCAGATCCGCGCACGTCTGGCGGAGGTGATCGCCCGTGCCGATGAGCTTGGGATTGAAGCGCTTGTGCTGGCCCGAGGCGGCGGCAGCCGGGAAGATCTAGCAGTGTTCGACAACGAAGCCTTAGCCCGCGATCTGGCCGCCTGTCCGCTGCCCGTGGTCACGGGGCTGGGCCATGAAGACGACACCACCATCGCGGATCTGGTGGCCGATTACCGAGCCGCAACCCCCACCGCAGCGGTGGTCGCTCTTTTGCCAGACCGCCAACACCTGATGCTGGCACTGCAACAGCAACGCGCCCTAGTCCGGCAAGCCGTGAGCCACCGCCTACAACAAGAACGCTTCCGGCTGACGGCGATCCGGGAGCGCTTAGTGGCCCTGCATCCGCGCCAGCTCCTCGCCAACGCACGCCACCAGCTGGAGCAACGGATCGAACTGCTGCAGGCCCTCTCACCCCTGCGGCTGCTGGAGCGAGGCTTCGCGCTGCTGCATGGTGGTGATGGGCAACTGGTGCGCTCTGTGCAGCAGGTAGGCAGCGGCGATGTGCTGCAAGTGTTGGTGGCAGACGGCAGGATCAACACCGTTGTGCAAACCACGGAACCCGGTGCTGATGGCTGA
- a CDS encoding HAD family hydrolase: MSRALLQSQLSAPLPEAPELVLVTDLDGTLLGGATAERRRFYRWLTEQRQRVLHVFCTGRDLSSIARVLAEDEPIGLAAPHLVIGDVGCTVACGQSLLPVPLAVDPIEALWQGKEQRLLPLLEGQPGLAPQPLHSERRLAYYVDPAAFDHSLIPQLEAHGVDCLLSDNRYLDLLPSGVNKGTTLLALLQWLDVDPACVVTAGDTLNDLAMFETGLKGVMVANAEPALQEHLPRLPSVYLAAAEGCAGIAEGLRHFGFDHLWD, encoded by the coding sequence GTGTCGCGTGCGTTGTTGCAAAGTCAGCTCTCTGCCCCCTTGCCGGAGGCGCCTGAGCTCGTGCTGGTCACCGACCTCGATGGCACCTTGCTGGGGGGCGCCACCGCTGAGCGGCGCCGTTTTTACCGATGGTTGACGGAGCAGCGACAACGGGTGCTGCATGTGTTTTGCACCGGCCGCGACCTCAGCTCCATTGCCAGGGTGTTGGCAGAGGATGAGCCGATCGGTTTGGCTGCTCCCCATCTGGTGATTGGTGATGTGGGTTGCACGGTGGCCTGCGGCCAGTCGTTGCTGCCGGTGCCGTTGGCGGTGGATCCGATCGAGGCGCTTTGGCAGGGCAAGGAACAGCGGTTGCTGCCATTGCTGGAGGGGCAGCCTGGTCTGGCGCCCCAACCCCTCCACTCCGAGCGACGTCTGGCGTATTACGTCGACCCAGCGGCCTTCGATCACAGCCTGATCCCGCAACTCGAGGCCCATGGTGTGGATTGCCTCCTCTCCGACAACCGTTATCTCGACCTACTCCCCAGTGGCGTGAACAAGGGCACCACACTCTTGGCCCTGTTGCAATGGCTGGATGTGGATCCCGCCTGCGTGGTGACAGCCGGTGACACCCTCAACGACCTGGCGATGTTTGAAACCGGCCTGAAGGGGGTGATGGTGGCCAACGCTGAACCCGCACTGCAGGAGCACCTGCCCCGCCTGCCCTCGGTGTATCTGGCTGCAGCAGAGGGATGTGCCGGCATTGCCGAAGGCTTACGCCATTTCGGCTTTGATCACCTCTGGGACTGA
- the hrpB gene encoding ATP-dependent helicase HrpB, protein MPLPIEPLLPELVQRLPAGGTVLLQAPPGAGKTTRVPLALLEGCRGRILMLEPRRLAAKAAAERLASELDEQVGQRVGYRVRLESRVSASTRLEVLTDGLFLRQLQADPGLEGVGCVIFDEFHERRCEADLALALLREARELLMPELRLLVMSATLNLQPLVEQLPEAALLTSEGRSHPVDISHQPPRERESLPGQVVRALEAHWLDQREPGDTVLVFLPGQRELRLCQEAIAATSWGGNLELCLLHGNLPLAEQSRAIRRANGPGGKVVLATAIAESSLTIEGVSLVIDSGLSRRSRFDPVSGMESLVTVPASLASAEQRAGRAGRLGPGRALRLWSPAEQNRRPAFDPPAVMEADPAPLVLQLAEWGAGLGETLPWLEPPPQAHLKEGQGLLHQLGALEVNGTLNAHGRQLASLGVHPRLAQLLLRARELGAEELGCSLAALLSERDPLSQQEAGCDLMRRLDWLRQPGRDPRRQHLQQLGQQLRRQLPPSSGQSPPAEPETVLAAELLAHAYPERVALERTPGSGRYLTRSGRGAVLHPSDPLVGAPALAIAAADGGSSDARIQLALPLAISSLNALAHTAGDEQAQVCWDSQQQRIRAERELRLGALVLERRPWPEAPAAVLREALLTGLIELGIEALPWDAGSRQLQQRLALAQRELGDPWPDRSLTTLAADPASWLIDQLDGLRSRTDLQNINLEEALWSGLAWEARRELDALLPQNLPIPSGREARLDYSSGEPVLAVKLQELFGAASTPTVLGGRLPVTVHLLSPAGRPAAITQDLAGFWSGAYLEVRKELRGRYPRHPWPDDPANTPATALTKRALERRQSQR, encoded by the coding sequence GTGCCCCTACCGATCGAGCCGCTGCTGCCTGAGCTGGTGCAGCGGCTCCCCGCCGGGGGCACGGTGTTGCTGCAGGCGCCTCCAGGGGCCGGCAAAACCACCCGCGTTCCGCTGGCCCTGCTGGAGGGCTGCCGCGGCCGCATCCTGATGCTGGAGCCCCGGCGCCTGGCCGCCAAGGCGGCCGCCGAACGGCTCGCCTCTGAATTGGACGAACAGGTGGGCCAACGCGTCGGATACCGCGTGCGTCTGGAGAGCCGCGTGTCTGCCAGCACCCGCCTGGAGGTGCTCACCGACGGCCTGTTCCTGCGGCAGCTGCAGGCCGATCCGGGCCTGGAGGGGGTGGGCTGCGTGATTTTCGACGAGTTTCACGAACGTCGCTGCGAGGCGGATCTGGCCCTCGCTCTGTTACGCGAAGCTCGCGAGCTGCTGATGCCGGAGCTGCGGTTACTGGTGATGTCCGCCACGCTCAACCTGCAACCGCTGGTGGAGCAATTGCCGGAGGCCGCGCTGCTCACCAGCGAAGGCCGCAGCCACCCGGTGGACATCAGCCATCAACCACCTCGGGAGCGGGAATCCCTGCCAGGCCAGGTGGTACGCGCCCTCGAGGCCCACTGGCTCGATCAGCGGGAGCCCGGAGACACGGTGTTGGTGTTCCTGCCCGGCCAACGGGAGCTGCGCCTCTGCCAGGAGGCGATCGCCGCCACCAGCTGGGGGGGAAACCTGGAGCTCTGCCTGCTGCACGGCAATCTGCCCCTGGCCGAACAGAGCCGCGCAATCCGCCGCGCCAACGGCCCCGGCGGAAAGGTGGTGCTGGCGACGGCGATCGCCGAAAGCTCACTCACGATCGAAGGCGTCAGCCTGGTGATCGACAGCGGGCTCAGCCGCCGCAGCCGCTTCGATCCGGTGAGCGGCATGGAGAGCCTGGTAACCGTGCCCGCCAGCCTGGCCAGCGCTGAGCAACGGGCCGGCCGCGCCGGGCGCTTGGGCCCAGGCCGCGCCCTGCGGCTGTGGAGCCCGGCGGAGCAGAACCGCCGCCCCGCCTTCGACCCTCCTGCGGTCATGGAGGCCGACCCAGCACCGTTGGTGCTGCAGCTCGCCGAATGGGGAGCTGGCCTCGGAGAGACGCTCCCCTGGCTCGAGCCACCACCCCAGGCCCACCTCAAGGAGGGGCAAGGGCTGCTGCATCAGCTGGGCGCCCTCGAGGTGAACGGCACCCTGAATGCCCACGGCCGCCAGCTGGCCAGCCTGGGGGTGCATCCAAGGCTGGCGCAACTGCTCCTGCGGGCCCGCGAGCTGGGAGCCGAAGAACTGGGCTGCAGCTTGGCAGCACTGCTGAGCGAACGCGATCCTCTCTCGCAGCAGGAGGCTGGCTGCGATCTGATGCGGCGGCTCGATTGGTTGCGGCAACCAGGCCGCGATCCGCGGCGCCAACATCTGCAGCAACTGGGACAGCAGCTGCGGCGCCAGCTGCCGCCCAGCTCGGGCCAGAGCCCCCCCGCTGAACCTGAAACCGTTCTGGCCGCCGAGCTGCTGGCCCATGCCTACCCCGAACGCGTGGCGCTGGAGCGCACGCCCGGCTCTGGGCGCTACCTCACCCGCAGCGGCCGCGGCGCCGTGCTGCACCCCAGCGACCCCCTGGTGGGCGCTCCAGCCCTGGCCATCGCCGCCGCCGATGGCGGCAGCAGCGATGCCCGCATCCAGCTGGCCCTGCCCCTAGCCATCAGCAGCCTCAACGCCCTGGCGCACACCGCGGGAGACGAGCAAGCGCAGGTGTGCTGGGATTCCCAGCAGCAGCGCATCCGAGCTGAGCGGGAACTGCGCCTGGGGGCACTGGTGCTCGAGCGCCGCCCCTGGCCCGAAGCACCAGCAGCTGTGCTGCGCGAAGCCCTGCTCACCGGCCTAATCGAACTGGGAATCGAAGCGCTCCCCTGGGACGCTGGCAGCCGCCAACTGCAGCAACGCCTGGCCCTGGCCCAGCGGGAATTGGGAGATCCCTGGCCCGACCGAAGCCTCACGACCCTGGCCGCTGATCCGGCCAGCTGGCTGATCGATCAACTCGACGGTCTTCGCAGCCGCACCGATCTACAGAACATCAACCTGGAGGAAGCCCTCTGGAGCGGCCTGGCCTGGGAGGCGCGCCGCGAACTTGATGCGCTGCTTCCCCAGAACCTGCCCATCCCCTCAGGCCGGGAGGCACGGCTGGATTACAGCAGCGGCGAACCGGTGCTGGCGGTGAAACTGCAGGAGCTATTCGGCGCAGCCAGTACCCCAACGGTGCTGGGGGGCCGGCTGCCTGTCACGGTGCATCTGCTCTCCCCGGCCGGCCGACCTGCGGCCATCACCCAAGACCTGGCGGGCTTCTGGAGTGGCGCCTATCTGGAGGTGCGCAAAGAGCTGAGGGGCCGCTACCCCCGCCACCCGTGGCCGGATGATCCCGCCAACACGCCCGCCACCGCACTCACCAAGCGCGCCCTCGAACGCCGTCAGTCCCAGAGGTGA